The Natribaculum luteum genome contains the following window.
CGGTTCTCGCGATCGATCGACCGCCTCGAGGAAGTCGTCGACGACCTCGTCGCGGCCCGGAAACGACGCGGCATCGACGAAGACGCCGAGGACCTGCTGGCGCGACTCCTGCGGGCGAACGACGCCGGGGCGATCGACGAGCAGGGGATCCGCGACGAACTGGTGACGATGCTGCTGGCCGGCCACGACACCACGGCGCTCGTGCTCACCTACACGTTCGCGTTGCTGTCCGACCACCCCGACGTCGAACGGCGTGTCCACGAGGAAGTCGACGCCGTCCTCGAGGGCGACACGCCGACTGCGGCGGACGTTCGCAAACTCCCGGAGCTACGAAACGCCATCCAGGAGTCGATGCGGCTGTATCCGCCGGTGTACGCGATGTTCCGCCGTGTCGACCGGGACGTCGACCTGTCGGGGTATCGCATCCCGGCCGACTCGCTCGTCTTGCTCTCGCAGTGGGCGACCCACCGCGACCCGCGGTACTTCGACGATCCCGAGACGTTCGACCCCGATCGGTGGCGCGCCCCGTCCCATCCGACGTACGCCTACTTCCCGTTCGGTGCCGGCCCGCGAAGCTGCATCGGCAAGGGCTTTGCGATGCTCGAGGCTCCGATCGTCGCGTCGACCGTCGCCCAGCGATACCGACTCCGGCGAGTCGACGACGGCCCCATCGAGTTGCGCGGCTCGCTGACGGCCCACCCCGAAGACGGCATGGAGATGCGGATCGAACGCCGCGAGGGCGACTAGTCGGCGGTCGCCGTCGTCTCGAGGGTCTCCGGATCGACCGGCGCGTAGCGGACGACGGCGTCGAAGTGCTCGAGCGGGAAGCGATCGCCGCTCGGGATCCCCCTCGCCTCTTGCGCTCGGAGTTCCCGGTCGACGAACCGCCTCGCCACGAGTGCCATCCGGCCGTCGCCCGCTTCGAGGGCGGTCTGGGCTTCCTCGAGCAACAGCGTGGCGGCGAAGACGTCGAAGATGTAGCGTGCGAGTCGCTTCGCCGAGAGCTGTGCGTACGCCGCGTCCTCGCTGGCGAGCGTCGCCAGCGCTCCCGCGAGGTCGCGATATGCCGACTCGACCGTCGCGGCCGTCTCCTCGAGCACCGAGTGAGTGACGCCCTCGAGTCGCCGTTCGATCGTCTCGAGCAGCGGCTCGTGAGACTCCTCGCGCTCGAGTGCCCGTAACACGTCGAGCGAGAGGACGTTCTCGGGGCCCTCCCAGATGGGCAGCACCTGCGCGTCCCGCAGCAGGCGGTTGGTGACGAAGTCGTTCACGTAGCCGTCGCCGCCTTTGATCTCCATCGCGTAGGAGGCGGCGTCGACGGCCATCCGGCCGGTGCGGGCTTTCGCGATCGGGACGAGCGTCCGAAGCAGTCGATAGACGTCGTCGGCGTCTTCGCCGTTCCGCCGTCTCGTCTCGCGTTCCGCGAACAGCCGCGCCGTCTCGAACGTAAACGCCGTCGCCGCCTCGTGGTCGACGGCCATGTCCACGAGGTCGGCACGCATCAGCGGGTGCTCGTCGAGCGTCTTCCCGAACGTCTCGCGGTTTGCTGCGTGAATCTTGCTCTCGAGCAGCGCCCGTCCGACGAGGCCGCACGATCCCGCCGCGTTCGAGAGCCGCTCGAAGTTGAGCATCTCGGCCATCTGCTTGAATCCCGCCTGCTCGTCACCGACGAGGAACGCCTCCGCGCCGCGGAACTCGACTTCGCCCGTCGGGACCGAGATCGTCCCGAGTTTATCCTTGAGACGTCGGTAGAGCTGATCGTTGAGTTCGCCCTCGGCGGTGGTGTGGGGGACCAGAAACAGCGATAACCCCGCCGTTCCGTCGGGTGCCCCCTCGGTTCGGGCGAGCGCGAGCGTCCCCTCGGCGTCGACGTTGCTACAGAACCACTTTTCGCCCTCCAGTCGCCAGCAGCCCTCGTCCTCGTCGTACGTCGCCCGCGTCTCCGTCGCGCCGACGTCGCTGCCGCCTTGCTTCTCGGTGAGAAACATCGCCCCCTCGACGAGGTCGTCGTACTCGCGGGTGGTGAGCCGATCGAAGTACTCCTCGAGTTCGCCGTCGTCGAACCGCTCCAGGACGAGCGCTGCGCCCGCGGTCATCGCGACCGGGCAGTCGAGGCCGACGTCGGCGTAACACAGCAGGTACTGCATCGCCAGGTTGTGGGTGAGCGGCATCGGCGCTTCCCGGCCCGGCGGGGCGTGAAAGACGTCGGCGACGATCCCTGACTCGTAGACGAGTCGCTCGTTCTCGCGCTGTTCGGCGGGATAGCGCACCCGGTTTTGCACCTCGCCGCGTTCGTCGTACGTCTCGAGTTCCAGGCCGTGTTCGTCGACGTAATCGGCGTTGTCCGCGACGGTGTGGCCGACGAGGTCGCCGAACTCGCTAAGGCGGGACTCGCCCCACTTGCAGGCGTCGTCGTCGTACGTCCGCCGGACCTCGCGCTGGAGCGTTCGATCGAGCTCCCAGTAGTTGACGCGTCGTCCCTCCTCGAACCGTTCGTACTCGAGTCCAGCGTCCATTGCTACCGCGTCACTATCTCGGGCGGGACGATAAATTGTCTGCCAATGAATAGGTGGTCAGTTGTCGAGCGTTTCCTCTGTTCTCGCCGACGGCCGCTGAAACAGACGTCTCGGTCAGTCCTGCGGCGTCAGCTTCCGGAGGCGCGTCCGCGGGAAGACGTACACCTTGAGCGACTCGGGGACGGGGCCGTTGGGTGCGACGCGGGCGTGGGGGTAGACCGCTCCGACCACTGGCACGTCGGCATCGTAGTTCTCGTTCGTTCCGTACTCCGCGACCGTACTTCCTGCGTCCCTGATCCGGACGTGGTCGGCCCGCAGGTCCGAGACGTCGACAACGGTCAGTCGGTCGCCGGTCTCGCGGTCGCGGACCGTATCGCCCGGATAGAGCGTGTGGACGTCGCAGTAGAACGGCCCCGTGGCGTCCTCGTCGACGAAGAGAACCGCGTCGCAGTCGACGCACTCGACGGCGACTTTCCCTGGCGGCGGGACGCGCCCTTCGGTGATCTCCATGGCGACGCGGCGTACGTGCTTGCAGCGGACGTTCCGGAAGACGTGATCCGGACAGGTACACCGACCCGCCAGCATGTCGACGAGGTAGGTGTTGCCGCTGCTCGAGTCGACCTCGTAGAGGCCATCTCCGAGCGCGAGCACCGACATCGGTTCCGTTCTGGCACGGCGTGACCGTCCCTCGAGGCGTTCGTCTGCCGGGAGGGGGAGCGAGGCTTTCGGTGACGCTTGTGTGTTCATGAGTTGCGTCGTGGTATCTTCGATGGGCGTTCGATCGGCTATTCGAACCGGATAGGGGCTCGAGACGGGTAAATCTCGCGCCTGCGTGCCACTGGTCAGCGTCTCGTCGACCAGCGGCTACCAACTGGTTTCGGCTCCCCTTCGAAGCGCTTTTGTCGCGGCCGACGAAATCCGACAGATAATGGTCGAGCGGGAGCAAATCATCGAAATCGTCGTCGCCGTCACTGCCGTCTTTCTGATGATCGGCACCATGATCGGGATCGGAGTCAACTACGGCGGTGAGGGAGGCACGCTCTCCGAAACCGGCGGAGAGATGCTCATCGGCGCGATCGTGGGATTCGTCGTCCTGATGACGCTGGTCGGCGTCGTCCTCGCGTTCGTGCTGAACGATTCCGGCGGTGCGTCGGACGGCCAGAATACGGCCTGAATTCTCTCCGGTACTCGTTCACTCGTCGCACGTCGTCGCGACTCGACTTCGTTCCTCCTGTCGGACGACGGTCAGCACACACTCGAGTGACCCGTGTCGTCCGTCGGTATCAGAACTCCTCGGCCGGCGGTGCGATCCCCTCGTCGTCGCGCTCGAGGTCGAACTCCTCGTTTATCTCGCGGATTCGATCGCGAATGTCCGCGGCGAGTTCGAACTCGAGGTTGTTCGCCGCCTCCTGCATCCGCTCTTCGAGTTCCGCGACGTACCGTGCGGCCTCGTCCGCGTCCGCGAGGTCCTTTCCCGAAACGTTCGACGTGTCCGTCTTGCTGCCGGGCAGGTTCGTCTCGCCGACGTCCTTCTCGATCGTCGTCGGTTCGAAGCCGTGTTCCTCGTTGTACTCCTGTTGAATCCGGCGACGGCGCTGGGTCTCCTCGATAGCCGACTCCATCGCCGACGAGGGGTCGTCGGCGTAGAGGACGACCTCGCCGTTGACGTTGCGTGCCGCCCGCCCCATCGTCTGGACGAGCGTCGTCTCCGAGCGGAGAAAGCCTTCCTGATCGGCGTCCAGGATCGCCACCAGCGAGACCTCGGGGATGTCGAGTCCCTCCCGGAGCAGGTTGATGCCGACGAGTACGTCGATCTCGCCCAGCCGGAGCGAGCGGATGATCTCGTGGCGCTCTAGCGTGTCGGTCTCGTCGTGCATGTACTCGACGGCGACCCCGGCTTCCTCCAGGTACTCGGTCAAGTCCTCGGCCATCCGCTTTGTCAGCGTCGTCACGAGGGTCCGCTCGTCGCGGTCGATTCGCTCGTCGATGCGGTCCATGAGGTCCTCTACCTGTCCCGTCGCGGGCGAGACGTCGACCTTCGGGTCGACGAGGTGGGTCGGCCGAACGATCTGCTCGACGACCTGGTCGCTGTGCTCGCCCTCGTAGTCGCCGGGTGTCGCCGAGACGTACAGCGTCTGCCCCGTCTTCTCCTCGAACTCCTCGAAGGTCAGCGGCCGGTTGTCGTAGGCCGTCGGCAGGCGAAAGCCGTTCTCGACCAGCGAGTCCTTGCGGGACTTGTCGCCGGCGTACTGGCCGCGGATCTGGGGTAGCGTCACGTGGGACTCGTCGACGACCGTCAGGAAGTCCTCCGGGAAGTAATCGAGCAGCGTGTAGGGGGCGTCGCCCGACTCGCGATCCGAGAGGTACACCGAGTAGTTCTCGATGCCCGAACAGTAGCCCGTCTCCTGCATCATCTCGAGGTCGAACGCCGTCCGCTCCTCGATGCGCTGGGCGGCGACGAGGTCGCCCTGGCGCTCGAAGTACGAGATCCGGGAATCGAGGTCCTCGCGAATCTCGTCCATCGCCCGCTCGAGTCGCGACTCGGGGATCGAGTAGTGTTCTGCCGGGTGGACGAGGACGGCCGGCTCTTCACTCACGACCTCGCCCTCGAGGGGGTCGACCTTGACCATGCGGTCGATCTCGTCGCCCCACAACTCGACGCGGACGGCGTAGCGGCCGTACATCGGGTAGATCTCGATCGTATCGCCGCGCACGCGGAAGGTCCCCTGCGTGAAGTCGACGTCGTTGCGTTCGTAGTTCAGGTCGACGAGCTGGGCGAGCAGGTCGTCGCGACCGATCTCCTCGCCGACCTCGAGTCGCAGGGACATGTCGACGTAGTTGCGCGGGTCACCGAGGCCGTAGATCGCCGAGACGGAGGCGACGACGATGACGTCCTCGCGCGTGAGCAGCGACCGGGTCGCGGAGTGACGCAGGCGGTCGATCTCGTCGTTGATCGAGGCGTCCTTGTCGATGTAGGTGTCGGTCTGCTCGACGTAGGCTTCGGGCTGGTAGTAGTCGTAGTAGGAGACGAAGTACTCGACGGCGTTCTCCGGGAAGAGGTTCCGAAACTCCTCGTACAGTTGCGCCGCCAGCGTCTTGTTGTGGGCGATCACCAGCGTCGGCTTCTGGACCTCCTCGATCAGCCACGAGACGGTGTTCGTCTTTCCCGACCCGGTCACGCCGAGTAAGGTCTGTTTGTCCATCCCCGATCGGAACCCCCCGGCTAGCTCCTCGATCGCCTCGGGCTGATCGCCCGCGGGATCGAACGGGGCGTCGACCGCGAACGGTCGGTCGACGTCTGGACGGTCCGGCTGGAGGGGGCCTCGACTCTCGCTCATTGTCCGATACAGGGAGTCGAGGCACTTTACCCACACGCATATCGGGTCGGACCCAGAACTCTCGTCCACCGCCAGAACGTCACTCCGCGAGTCGGGAACGGTCGGTCGGGCCCGTACGTCGACGGCTACCGAGTCCCGGTGGCTGTCGGCGGTACTCTATGAACGGTGCGACTCGAACCGTATCCGAAGGCGATTCGAATCCTATTTTTTCGTTTTCTCGTCCATCGGTCCGTCTTCCACTCGTTTCACGGTGAATTCTCGATCCGCCGCGCCCGCGGGTGGCTCGACGTAGCCGATCGCGTACGCGGAGTAAGCGACCCCGATCTCACGCGTGGCTTCGAACGAGGCAATCGTCGTCTCCGGATCCCCGGTCGGACGGACCGAAACGGTGAACGTACCCGCGGGAAGGGCGGCGTAGTCGGTCGATTCGCCGAACGACAGGTTCTCGAAGAGGAGTTCGTCTTCCACGTAGATGTCGACTGCGGGTGCGTCAGGCACCGCGTGAATCACTCGAGCGAGCGCCGAGCCGGCGTCGAACAGGACGAGCGGCTCGAACGAGCTCGCGCCCAGTTCGCCGATGGCCGCGATGGTGTAGAAGGCGGCCTCCAGCGTGACGTCGCCCTCGAACGCGACGGTGCCG
Protein-coding sequences here:
- a CDS encoding cytochrome P450, which translates into the protein MSSRPVPPGPNGAPIVGVLPRYARDPFGFLSDVRRAYGDVAAFDLGPYRTHLLTSPDAVERVLVSEEDAFSKPKFQTDALGELLGEGMLLSEGDTWRERRDLAGPAFAPDRITGLAPTMAERATAMVDRWQDGQVRNVEWEMTRTTLEIIVDAMFGVDLSPGTARLVGHLLEPIGRRFEPDPRRALTPDWLPTPESQRFSRSIDRLEEVVDDLVAARKRRGIDEDAEDLLARLLRANDAGAIDEQGIRDELVTMLLAGHDTTALVLTYTFALLSDHPDVERRVHEEVDAVLEGDTPTAADVRKLPELRNAIQESMRLYPPVYAMFRRVDRDVDLSGYRIPADSLVLLSQWATHRDPRYFDDPETFDPDRWRAPSHPTYAYFPFGAGPRSCIGKGFAMLEAPIVASTVAQRYRLRRVDDGPIELRGSLTAHPEDGMEMRIERREGD
- a CDS encoding acyl-CoA dehydrogenase family protein is translated as MDAGLEYERFEEGRRVNYWELDRTLQREVRRTYDDDACKWGESRLSEFGDLVGHTVADNADYVDEHGLELETYDERGEVQNRVRYPAEQRENERLVYESGIVADVFHAPPGREAPMPLTHNLAMQYLLCYADVGLDCPVAMTAGAALVLERFDDGELEEYFDRLTTREYDDLVEGAMFLTEKQGGSDVGATETRATYDEDEGCWRLEGEKWFCSNVDAEGTLALARTEGAPDGTAGLSLFLVPHTTAEGELNDQLYRRLKDKLGTISVPTGEVEFRGAEAFLVGDEQAGFKQMAEMLNFERLSNAAGSCGLVGRALLESKIHAANRETFGKTLDEHPLMRADLVDMAVDHEAATAFTFETARLFAERETRRRNGEDADDVYRLLRTLVPIAKARTGRMAVDAASYAMEIKGGDGYVNDFVTNRLLRDAQVLPIWEGPENVLSLDVLRALEREESHEPLLETIERRLEGVTHSVLEETAATVESAYRDLAGALATLASEDAAYAQLSAKRLARYIFDVFAATLLLEEAQTALEAGDGRMALVARRFVDRELRAQEARGIPSGDRFPLEHFDAVVRYAPVDPETLETTATAD
- a CDS encoding SWIM zinc finger family protein, with the protein product MNTQASPKASLPLPADERLEGRSRRARTEPMSVLALGDGLYEVDSSSGNTYLVDMLAGRCTCPDHVFRNVRCKHVRRVAMEITEGRVPPPGKVAVECVDCDAVLFVDEDATGPFYCDVHTLYPGDTVRDRETGDRLTVVDVSDLRADHVRIRDAGSTVAEYGTNENYDADVPVVGAVYPHARVAPNGPVPESLKVYVFPRTRLRKLTPQD
- a CDS encoding DUF7472 family protein; protein product: MVEREQIIEIVVAVTAVFLMIGTMIGIGVNYGGEGGTLSETGGEMLIGAIVGFVVLMTLVGVVLAFVLNDSGGASDGQNTA
- the uvrB gene encoding excinuclease ABC subunit UvrB, with amino-acid sequence MSESRGPLQPDRPDVDRPFAVDAPFDPAGDQPEAIEELAGGFRSGMDKQTLLGVTGSGKTNTVSWLIEEVQKPTLVIAHNKTLAAQLYEEFRNLFPENAVEYFVSYYDYYQPEAYVEQTDTYIDKDASINDEIDRLRHSATRSLLTREDVIVVASVSAIYGLGDPRNYVDMSLRLEVGEEIGRDDLLAQLVDLNYERNDVDFTQGTFRVRGDTIEIYPMYGRYAVRVELWGDEIDRMVKVDPLEGEVVSEEPAVLVHPAEHYSIPESRLERAMDEIREDLDSRISYFERQGDLVAAQRIEERTAFDLEMMQETGYCSGIENYSVYLSDRESGDAPYTLLDYFPEDFLTVVDESHVTLPQIRGQYAGDKSRKDSLVENGFRLPTAYDNRPLTFEEFEEKTGQTLYVSATPGDYEGEHSDQVVEQIVRPTHLVDPKVDVSPATGQVEDLMDRIDERIDRDERTLVTTLTKRMAEDLTEYLEEAGVAVEYMHDETDTLERHEIIRSLRLGEIDVLVGINLLREGLDIPEVSLVAILDADQEGFLRSETTLVQTMGRAARNVNGEVVLYADDPSSAMESAIEETQRRRRIQQEYNEEHGFEPTTIEKDVGETNLPGSKTDTSNVSGKDLADADEAARYVAELEERMQEAANNLEFELAADIRDRIREINEEFDLERDDEGIAPPAEEF
- a CDS encoding DUF4397 domain-containing protein → MGAVGGLTAASGVAMAVGEHPDDERSKTDEESTSDEKKADVPGAAVRVAHFSPDAPNVDVYVDGDQVLSDVAYGDVSPYLEIEPGTYTVKITAAGDPGTVAFEGDVTLEAAFYTIAAIGELGASSFEPLVLFDAGSALARVIHAVPDAPAVDIYVEDELLFENLSFGESTDYAALPAGTFTVSVRPTGDPETTIASFEATREIGVAYSAYAIGYVEPPAGAADREFTVKRVEDGPMDEKTKK